One genomic window of Paucidesulfovibrio gracilis DSM 16080 includes the following:
- a CDS encoding MBL fold metallo-hydrolase yields the protein MRITFPGVGEAFDARLANTCLLLEGADESSLLLDCGFTAAAAFWQHAADPLKLDAVCLSHFHGDHWFGLPWLLVRSIEEGRTANLTIIGQEGVEERVRTLMDMAYPGTLDRAGFAVRFLTSAPDRMLDVAGTRLRFAASDHSVPCLAVRVRQDETDVFFSGDGRPTPQTEALARGCAVVVHEAYAMDAASPGHGTVERAVQLARNAGAETLALVHVQRTLRHEQMERLNEYVQDISDLRVLLPEPGEVLLVDV from the coding sequence ATGCGCATCACCTTTCCCGGCGTGGGCGAAGCCTTTGACGCCCGTCTCGCCAATACCTGCCTGTTGCTCGAAGGCGCGGACGAGTCTTCCCTCCTGCTCGATTGCGGCTTCACTGCCGCGGCAGCGTTCTGGCAGCATGCCGCGGATCCCCTCAAGCTCGACGCGGTTTGCCTCAGCCATTTCCACGGTGACCACTGGTTTGGTCTGCCCTGGCTGCTGGTGCGCTCCATAGAGGAAGGCCGCACCGCCAACCTGACCATTATCGGGCAGGAAGGCGTTGAGGAGCGGGTGCGCACCTTGATGGATATGGCCTACCCCGGTACTCTGGATCGAGCCGGGTTTGCGGTTCGATTCCTGACCTCCGCCCCGGATCGGATGCTGGACGTGGCCGGAACACGATTGCGCTTTGCGGCTTCGGACCACTCGGTTCCCTGTCTGGCGGTTCGCGTGCGACAGGACGAAACCGACGTATTTTTCAGCGGCGACGGACGCCCCACCCCGCAAACCGAAGCCCTGGCCCGTGGATGCGCCGTGGTGGTCCACGAAGCCTACGCCATGGATGCTGCATCTCCAGGCCATGGCACTGTTGAACGGGCCGTGCAATTGGCCCGCAATGCCGGTGCCGAAACCCTGGCCCTGGTCCACGTGCAGCGGACACTGCGACACGAGCAAATGGAACGTTTGAACGAATACGTTCAGGATATTAGCGATTTGCGCGTGCTTCTGCCGGAACCAGGGGAAGTATTGCTTGTTGATGTTTGA